The genomic segment CCTTGGCTGGCCAAATACTAGCCCTTATCAGCCTTGGACTCCTGCAttgcccacagcagctggaaggagctgttgttggtttagGCAGCTTGCTGCCTCCACACTCAATTACCAGTGTGAACAAAGAGGAGGAGAGACAGCGGTGGGCAGCCAGCCTAGGCTGACGccagccccgtgctgccagggcaAGGCTGTGCCctagggaggagggggagcaggcggAGGCACTAGTGAGAGGTGGCAGAGAtgcatggatggatggatagtccagtggttcgAGCAGCAGAGTTGGAGTCAGGACTCGGGGGTTCTTTAACTAGCTCCGGCTGTGCAGTGTGCTCTGGGGGtgacagcaggcaggcaggcctcCAGAGTTCTttctcctgctctgccactgctgggctgggtcaccctgggcaagtccctgctgtgctgagtgcctcggtttccctgtaACTAAAGAGAGGGCAATAATATGTTAAGAACACAACCGAATGGCAGTGCCTGGTAGGATTAGATGACTGGTTATGCAGGACACGGTGCACTTGCCCAGGGCTTTTCAAGCATGGAGCTCGTTTTCATTCGCTGCCTCTTCTTTGGTTTCCTGGTGGAGATGAGAACTGGGCCTGACTAGCTGCAAGGGCTGCTCCCAGTAGGGCCAGCCTCACCCCATGGGCTCTGGAAGCAGAGGTCAGCCCCAGTGCAGTTTGCTCTGGGCTCTGCACACATTGCAAAGCGGAGGCTAACCCCAAATTCAACACACTGTGACCACTCTCCTGATTCACCCACCTGCCAGAGGCCAGGTGCAGAGCAGGAAGAAACCCTCCCCACAGTGCCAGTGTAAAGACACCCAGGCGGActccaacctgggacctctggagctcagtgcaggagcctgtacagtttgagctaaaagccacctggctctTGGGGAGACTCAGTCGCtccctgtgtaagtggtctaggagcccctgcaggggacagtgaaccacaccgaGATGTGCAGGTTCCACAAGCAAATACAGAGGCAGTGGAATGGGCTGTCAACTCCACTCCCAACTGTAAGCATCCTGGCCCCTCACCATTGATCTGGACACTGGCGTCCACCCCCGGCCAGGCATGTGCCCAGAGAGCTGTGGCGTCAGTAGGGACTGTCCAGGCTGCTGGTGACTCAGCCGTCCCGCCTGCTGGCTCTTCACCCTGCACAAAGACCTCCATTCTCCTTCCTCGAAGGgacagattattttcagcaccCACAGCCTGTATGCAGTGATTCAGCAGATAATGTACAAAGCCCAGTTCACTCGGATCACGCCTTGGCCTTGGTATTCCAGCAGAGCAAGGACGCACAATGTCGGGGCTGCCACGCAAAGGGGACAGGGCGGTGAGAACCGCAGCCATTGTGATGCTGTCTGTGGACTGTCCCACAAGACCATATGAAATCCAACCTACTCTGGGCAGGAGTTGACCAGCCACCTGGAAGGTTGGCATGGGAGCCACCTGACAGAATAATCTGTTCGGAGCTGTCAAAAACCCATCTGcaaaaggacggctcagattttaTCTTCCCtatgatggggggaggggaagctgaggcatggTGGGATTTTTTAAGTGACATGACCAAAGATTATACaggcagtctgtggcagagctggcaccTGACCCGAGCAGTCCTGTGCACGTACCCATTGCTcggatgggaaaactgaggcccgGAGCAGTGGAAGTGAGCAGTTTTCAAGCACGGGGGGCTTCACTTTTCACGGGTGAACCCTGACAGCTTTCCTTGAGCGCTCCGCAGCAGCACGGTGGCAGGAGGCTCATTCCTGGGATCGCTAGCCGCATTTCAGCCTCTCCGTGCTGGGCACAGTAGGTGCCTAGTGACCAAAGTATTTATATCATGTCATGTGAGGCGCTCGCCCTCAGCTATTAAAGCAACATCAGCTGGTGTTCACTAATCTCTAGTTGCTTGACACACCAGAGGAGTCATGTCCTGCTTCCATCTTTCATTCAATTACTCACTGCCACCTGCTGtcgctgctgccctgggagcagcaccagGTCTCCCCAGCAGCCTGACTTCCCTCCCATTAAAACTTGCTCCCATCTAACCAGATGCACCCCCGCCCCCGACCTATCCAGTCCCTGCACTGCGCCTGACCAAGGGCccctctaattttgtccatcctagtgcagaataaattctgttctgcgcaccaaggcatgagcagatgtgcaccactggtagaaacacaggctgccggctgtgggagctcctgactctctcctggatggctgcccaagggctcagctgatGGGGAACACTGGGACCGTGCAGGTCAATAGCCTGAAGCAGGTGCTGCGGAGCTAAAATTAGGCACATAGACCTTGCAGCTCAGCATCTGTAACCTTCCCTGCAGCGAGCCCTCTCTTTCTCCCTCGGTGGCGATACAGCCCCTCTCGGACGTTCATAAATCCATTGTCCCACCTCTGCCGTGGGGAGGGAAACATCACAATCTCCATTTTACcgctgagggaaactgaggcagggtgcgGGGAAAGGGCCCggcccagcatcccccagcaagTCAGTCACCGAGCCAGGTGTAGAACCCAGCAGTTCTGCGCTCTGCCtcacctgcctctcccaggtaCCGGTGAGACGCTGGTGGGCCCACGGGACTCTCCCTTTCTGTGAGGCTCACTGCAACAGAGGCACAGCGCCTAGAACGTCAGCTGGAGGTGCACTTCTTCAGCCCTTGCTCCCCACCCACCGCCCAGCCCCAGTGAGGTTGTGGCAGCTATACAAGGATGTGACTTCCCAGCCGGAACTTCCTCTGGAAGCTGCCCAAGAGGAATCGGAGGAGGCCACGTCCTGGGACAAGGCCTCTGGGAATATACTGGGGGGACCACAGGACGCGCAGCAGGGAAcagagcctggccctgggggggtgtgggtggaTCAGAAGGAAGACTCATCCGCCCAgcacagagaaggactgagccgTCTGGTATCAGCTCATGCTCCCAAGGCCCAGTCCCGAAAAGGTATTCAGGTGCCGAACTCTCGCAGAAGGCACCGAAAGCCGTTTGCAGATCCAGGAATGAGTGACCACAGCTGGGctttgtgtttctgtgggtggtgcacaaccgcacatgcctctgtgcatataaaaattattctgtatAGGGATGGAAAAGAGGAGAGGGCGCCCTGGCCAGAGACCCTCACCTGCttctgctgagcctgcccctccTGGAACTTTATCTGCCCCTTGCCAAGGGAATGGAATGGAGAGGAAGGAACGGAAGCTCAGTTATCTTCTTGTCTCTTCAAATACATCACCACTCATGTGGGAGTTGCATCAGCCTGTCCCAGCTGGCACATCttgcaggcagacagccaggcgtCCTTTCCCAGTCTCTGTAGCATGAGCAGCTGCAATGTGCTGTCTCATGGCTGAATGTATCATCATGGTGTTTCCAAGCAGCGCTTACAAAAAGTCTTGGCTGGCTCTGCATTTGATTACACAGAAGGGGGTTCTGCAGGAACCAATTCAGCTCAGGGATCAGTGAGGGAGCGGCCAAGCCTAAATTGCTCTCCTGGACCCATATGGTCAGGGATGCATCAGAGTAGCTCAGAGCTTCTCCTCAATGGATTCCCAGAGCACCCTCCCAAGAGATGGGAACTTGAACTTTGCCATTCTATGCTAGAGAAATGGATGTCTCACTTCTCGTGTTCTGAATGCTCTTGTCTCCTTGGGCAGCGACTCCTTATTAACTTGGCGGGGTTGTGTGCATGTGTATTCCAAATTAACTCTGTTCACATAGGGAGTGAGGCGGAAGTTAACACCTGgcacgctgcccagctgattagcagagcacccacagccactcacagatGGCAGTGTATGTGTCtctcagtggtgcacatccacacatgccatggtgcacagaacaaatttattccgcacatggaggGAAACTATTAGATGGACAACTGCCCACCGTCCCTGAGAAATGCTGCTGCGTTTTGGAGCATCCCAAAGGGAGCGAGTGAGAACATTGTCCAGCTATGTCAAACTCTCACCCTTAACTTCTGCTTCCTAAACCCAGCAAATATctagggggctggtggtggcagctcaATGTTGGCTGCTATGAGGGGATGTGGGGAAGGATTACTGGAGGCTTCTCTTGCAGAGCAAAAGAGTTGACTTCACCCCAGATGTCAGCCCCAGTCCatggagggctagctcagtggtttgagcactggcctgctaaacccagggttgcaaaaATCCTGCCAGGCTGGTGAGGATGCAACAGAATCATTTGAGACTTTCATTCCActttgcagcagcagctgaaccAAGGGTTTGTCTAGACTGGAGGTTTTGCTCTACAAATCCATTGCCAAGGCACTTAACTTTTGCTAATTAGGATTTATGACTTGCACGGCGCCAGTTTGGGCCGGACTCCAGAGTGCTCGGTGCTACATACACACAGAATAAaaaagccaggccctgccccagagaggtCTCTGATCCAGCCACACCATAAATGTTTGCAATTAGGGCTCAGCCTCTGTGACCTGGAACAATTTATCTGTGGTGTCCGGACCTGCTAAGCAGGTTGGCATGTTGCTTTGAAATTACACCAATTAGAGGGCAAGACGCTGAATCATTGAGGTGGGAAGGCGACTGCTTTATTAAATTATAGACTGGGCACAGAATACATGGTGCGACTCATCCCAGCTGGTTTTACGGGGACCCGGTAGCCAAGCCGAAAGCTCACTGGGAGCATCTGTTGGGTGGCTGCTTCAAGCCATTCACCGGGATTCAACGCAGCTGAAATGCATGCGGATGCCTGCAGAGGGGTTCATTCATCTTTGGGTTACATTGTGTCTTCTTCATATACTGCCTGGAACTGCTAAGTGATAGCTCAGCAGAGGAAAGTGGGGGAAAAGGTCTCATTCTTTCTTGGATCAGGACTAGTAATGAATGAGTTGGACAAACTCTGCAAGGGTGTTTTCCTCCATTGGTGAAGAATCTGAGTGACCACCAGCCCCTCATAAtcggtggggcagagggagataGCTCTCAGGTTATTAGGTGGTTCCTTCCAGGATCTTTGTTAGatcagccagaggagagggaatgaGCTAATTTGAATGTCTTGCACCGCATATTCGACTGACTCAAATGAACCTTTCTGGCTCTGATGGTGCGATGCCCTGAAACAACCTCTGGaactcccagctgcaggatgttgtgaagactggGATTTAAACAGGGTTAaataaaagagctagataaattcatggaggttaggtccctcaGTGGCTACTAACCTAgatggggaggaatggtgtccctggcctctgtttgcccgaagctgggaatgggtgacaggagatggatcactggatgtttccctggtctgttcattcctctggggcacctggcattgggcactgttggaagacaggacacagggctagatggaccttcggtctcACCCAATATAGCTGTCCTTATGCTGTAATGCATCCAGAGGGGATCTGCCCCATTGCCGTTGAAGGAGTGGGATATACACCAGCTGAGGGGCCAGCCTTGTGTATACGCAGTCCATGCATGGGACCTAACCAGAGTGCAGTGTGTCCCTTGTCCCCACAAAGCAGAAAGGCATCACTGTCTGATTGCTGCAGGTAGGGGGTGCTGGTACACGGACAGACCTAGCCAGGTGCTATTGACAGGGAGAAAGAAGCCTTGGAAAAAAGTTTGCCTTCAAACTTAGCTGAGTTCCTGACTTCCTGCCTCACTAAAGCTAAAGGCAAAGACACAAGTGGTTGTCTCAGATGCATCCTATAATGTTGTCTTGGCTAATACCCTGCCAAGGCTCCTGGGAACACTCAGACCTAGTATGTTTCAAGGGGGAAAAGGACCATGTAGTGAAAAGCCCTGTTTTACTCTGGGTGACGATTTCTCTCAGGGCTGGTGTATTTTATAGCTGATGCTGGAAATGGATAAGACAACCCCAGCGCGGAGGAGACCTTCATTGCCCTAGGAGGATCACTGTCCTAAAAAGATGTTGGGTGGCTCTCTAGATATAGAGTGTGAAAACATCCTTGAGCAAGCTTAGTCTTGGCAATTCAGTAACTTCTGCAAGTGCAGTCAGCCCGTATTTCGCTGTGGGTAAAGGTCATTTTCCCTGCTCACCATCCAACAGACCAGAGGCATTTAAAGGCCTGGAAGGTCTGCTAAAGACATAAAATGTAAATTAAGTACCTTTGTAaagaaaacagacagacaaaccagAAGAGTGAAGTTAAACAATCCTAGAGCAACCATGGAGCTTGATTCTTATTTCCTCCAAGGTCGGCTTGGGTAATGGGGCCTTTCCACAGAGGTGAATTATCCTTACACACTGCCAGAGTCCTGGATAATGGAAAGTCAGGTCTGATGTGTAACTTATTGTAtgaaaaaagtaattaaaaaacCCCTCATCTGGTGCATACTTCCCATTCCTAAAATCCTCCTTGTTGCACCTAAAGTGTGACTTTTCCAAACTGTGGGGAATGGACGTAGCCAATGCATAAAGCAGTGCAGAGCTAGCATGTTCCTTTCCATGAATTGTGGGCTCCAGGGAGATATGACAAACCCCTAAGTCCCTGATTCTCTTTTGCTACATTCTGCAGGGCACTGGAATTTAAATCTCAAGTGTGCAAAAAGAAAATCCAAACAAGTGTgttaaaaacattaaaacaatTGGTGTTAAAAGGGGAAATTTCCTAAATTCTGCCTCCGATTGTCAATAGAAAATTGCCTATTGTAAGTTTAGAAGGGGGCCATTAGAGTAGAGAGGGAGTTGAAGATAGAACATCTGCCCTACAATTATATGGTTTCACTTGAGCAGAGGTAATGGCTGTGATGCATCTGTGATCTGCCTGCCTTGCTTACCCCTTCAGTCTTCTTCTGAAGACCATGATTCCTGGTCGCCTTTGAGCTCGAATTTCAGATGCTGGCCGGGTCCCAGGTGAAAGACGTCATCTCCGAAAGGTGATGGGACAGAGAAGGGCTGATCCTCAAGGCTCTGTCTTTGCATGCATGCACTTTGCATTATGTCCACGAATTTGCTGCTGTCGGTCTCATTGGAGAGCTTTCCTTTCTTGGAGTCTTCTCCTGTTCTGTGGCCTTCTGCAGAGTCTGGTGTTTGCAATGGGCTCTGACTTAGCCTAGCTTCTGAGCAGGGGAAGGTCTCTGGTTCCTCTCCGTGGAATTCCTGGGTGATGGTGACCGTCCCCAAGCATTCATCCGCAGAAGAGCTCCCCTCTCGAGATTTTGCGCAGTCGTTCTGATCCGTTAGTAGCTGCAGGTGGGAGAACCCGTTCAATATCTGCTCTTCATGCAGCCCGTTCAGTTCTCCGTTGGTGTTGCTCTCCATCCAAGCATGACTGGACATCGTCAGTTCCTTGGCATGTGGTGGGGAGGTCACCAGAGTCTCCTGCAAAGCCTCTGTCTCACTCGTCTCAGATAATGCAGGAGAGGAGTCACCACTGTCTCTCCCGACCTCCTGCATCTGGTCTGACACTTCAGCAACGTTTGGACTCTGCTGTTCATCTTCAGTATGCAGCTCTGAAAGCCTCGCCCCCAACATCAGCTCTTGGTTAAACTCCAGAGCTTGCTCTACAATCTCCAGGATGTCTGAGTCTTTCATGACATCTGCCGGAATCTTCGCCACCATCTCCATTGAGTGGTCCATGCTGCTTTGATTCATCTCAGTGGCATCCTTCAGCTGCCTGGGGTCAACTCCCCCGCTGATTTCTGAACCAGAATCTGGATGGGATTGGGTGGCATTGGGTGACTCCTCATCCTCAGAAGAAAGAGGGCTGCGGGAATCTGGGCTTCCTTTTGGgctcagaggcagctgctctTCCAACACAATCTCTCCTAGGTCAGCTGTGCTGGTCAATGGAGAACCCTTCTCAGCATCTTCAGGTTCTAGGTCACCAGACTTGATAGCATCCAACATACCATCACTCTCCATTTCAGCATCACCTGGAATGCTGCTGCAGTTGCTTTCTTTTGCTGGGCAATCATTGTCCTTTTCCACCTCCCAGGTGAAATCCGAGCTCCAGGGCTCTCTCTCCTCTTGAGGAaactctctctcctctctttcttTGCTGGTGTTGCTCTCCTGTTCAAAGGtctcctcagcctcctcttccAATTCAGCAGCAAAAACCTTCCCATCTCTTGGCATTTCAGACGGCTCCGAGTGTGTTTCTGGATCTTGTCCAGTGAGATTTGCTGTTTCGACTTCGAGTTCTTCAAAGTCCTCCAAAACCTCAGCTTCCTCCAAACTGGGCATGTCTTGGCTGGGTGCTGAAACCATGAAATAACCTCCTTCTTCCTCTGCCCTCTCTGGTGCTCCTGCCAACACCATGCCAGATTCCTTCTCCTGGTTGCTTTCCCTCTCTTGGGAGCTTGTTGGGGTGGCCCTCTTCTCTAGCTCTCCTACATCCTCTGGAGAGACTGAAGGGCTTTCAGGGGCTGGTGGTGAATCTCCACCAGCATCACTTGCTGAAGGATGTTGGTTGGATGTGGCCTCAGCCGGCACCTCCTCTTCATAGAAGCGCAAGGGCGTGCTGTCTGGCAGTGTTTCCTCCAACCTAATCCTCCTGCTACTTTCCAGTTCCTCCTCCGTCTCTTCGATTTTCGGGGAGGCGTTGGGGGAGACGTCCTCCAGGGATTCCAGGGAATCCTCAGATTCTGAAAAATCACCTGGGCCCTTGGAAGTCATGTTTATGTTCTCCGGCCTTTCAGGTTCTTCACTGAGTTCTCCCGCAGCTTCACCTGCATCGTCTGCCTTCGGTTGCGTCTCACAAGGCTCCTCCAGCATCTTGGTTCCTTCTTCGTGGATTTTGTGGCTTGGGGAGTCTCCAAGCTGCAGGGGAGGTTGGCTCTGGATGTTCTCAGATGCTCTTTCACTGCTGTGCTGGTTGTCTTCCATCAGCTCTGCGTCAGGGCTGGCCTCCTGCTCTACTTTGACATCCAGCACTGCAGAGTCAGCGCCTATAAAGTGACCTGCATCATCTTCCATTATTTCTTCCATCTTTGCACCCAAAGGGCCCTTTATCTGCTCCTGTTCACTTTCTGTTTCTCCTGCCCTGGTTGTTAAACTGTCTGCCCACACTGGCTCTTCAAGAGCTATGTCAGCTGCTTCCTCCATCTCTGTATTTCCCACTGCATCTTCTttgccctccccttcctgctcctTCAACAGTTGCCTTTGATAGCACTCTTCCACTTCTTCCTCTTTGCCCAAGGACTCCAGTCTCTCAACCTTCTCCAGATCCTCACACTCGAGCACAGCATCTTGTTCCAAGCTGTTCTCTTGCAGATCCCCAACCACCTCCTCTACGGTATCCTTCTCCTGCTTTATGGGTTCACATCTCAAGGCATTCCCCTCTGTAGCAAGATCCTCATCTCTCAAAGTTTCCCCTTCCAGCTTTCCCTTGTGTCCATCACTGTCCTCTCTTGTTCTATCCACGATCTCATCCGCCAAGATATTTTCTTCAGTCTTTGGTGCGGTCTCCTCCCCAGAGATGACCTCTTTGATGCTcatctctttcctttcttcctctcctaCTGCTGTATCTGTCTCAGGAAGTGGCATTTCCTCTTGCTGCTCAAATTGGTCCTCTTTGGTCCCTCTAAGATGTTGTTCTTGGTGACTTTCCACAACTGAAACTGGGGGACTTTCCAAAGGCAAAGGTGGGTGACTGCCCATGGGGAAAGCTTGAGTTGCTTGTACTTCTGCCTGCAGAAATTCACTTTCTCGCATCCTTGCTTGGAAGTTGTGTTCTTCCTTCTCCTTAGAAGGGCTCCAGAGTTCTCGCCTTTCCTCATCTTCTGACAGATGGAACGCTTCTGTGCTCACAACTTCCAGGTCTTCTCTCTGATCAAACTCTTCCAGAGTCCCTTctacagcagctggagcacaggggtcaCTTATTCCCTCTGCCCCCGCTAAAACCTGCCCACCATCATCAAATGGGCTATCCAGCTCTGTGCTTTTGCAAACCAGGTCCAGCTGCCCACACATCTCTGCGCTCGGTAATCTTGGTGTCTCCTCTTCTTCACTCTCATTTTGCTCCCAAGATCTCATGTCTTCCTGAGTACTTATTTCAGGCCTTCCCTCCATGGCTAGAAGCTCAGAGATGCTTCCTTCGGTTTGCTGGGCTGAAGGACCTAAGCTTGATTCCGACCCTTCTCTGTCCTGCTGAGCAGGGCTTTTCACACCCTGGAATTCCTGCATGTTGGTTTCCCTGGTCACCTCTTCACAATGGGTCTTCAGGCCACTATCCATTTCATCTGTGGCTTCGGGGCCTTTGACTGCCTGGAGCAGCTCTGTTGGATGGCCAGCTTCTGTCTGGCCTTCATGCTCAGTCTCCTTTCCTTCTTCTAATCCCTCTGTGCTAAGAGAAGCAGCTAGCCCGCAAGCCTCTTCCAGGAGAGCTGAGTCAGGAGAATGCACATCATCTGGGGCCCTTTCTGCTTCAAGAGAGCTGGAGTCAGCGCGATCAGTTACTTCCTCCAGTGCATCTTCCAGTGCTTCATGGACCAGCTGGCTGGGACTGAGTGAATTTTTGGGAGACAGCTTTCCAGGTGGTTCTTCGCTGAGATCCTTCTTGATCACTTTCTGGGCTTCCTCATGACGTTTGTCCTCCTGGGCATTCTCAGCTGCTTCCACCTGGCTTGCAGCTGGATTTCCGCCTTCTGCTGCCAGGCTCCTGCATTCCGTGTCTGCATCGGACCATCCCACCGGCCGTGGCTGTGGCACCGTGGAGTGCATGGAGTCAAGCCTCTCAAATGGCTCCTGGGAGAAAGAACTGGCCAAAGTCTTTGTTTCGGCAGCCCTAATCTCTTCTCCAGGGTGGTCTGAGTCCTGCACGACGGGGGCCGAGTTGACCAGAGCAGCGGTGTCCGTCCCAGCGTGGGCACTTTTCAGGAGTGGGGACTGAAGGACTGAGTTTATTTTCTGGAACTCTCTAGCCACAGGGCCATCGCTCTTGGGCAGCACGGCAGCAGCTCGTAGCTTGGGGGAATCGTTTCGGTTTCTCGATAGCTGTGTgttgctctctcccttctggaagGTGGTGGGGCTCAGTCTGTAGTCCCAAGaaaccagcctcctgctctgaggTGTCACGGTCTGGAGTTTGCTGTTACTCACTTCCAGCTTGGCATCTGCAAAGAGTGCAGAGGGAAACAAGCACAGTCAGTAGCCAAGGAAGTACCACCAGAAAGAAAACATCAGCTATGCGAGGGCAACCAAAGAAAGGCACACCAGGAACTGAAGTCTGCAAGCTGAGGTCAGACTCTTTCCAATTTTAAGGCACAAGACAAGGGTGATTAATTGTCGCAACAAACTACCAAAGAAATGTAACCTCTATCTCTTACTGTCTCCTGGTCAAGAGTGGCTATTTTTCTGGAAAGATGCTTCAGTCGAACATGTAACCCCAGAAGAGTTGCAGCTGCTTATACCACAGAGAaatgggtttatttttaaatagcaacTTTTCTGCAAGTggtgggtgaaattcaccccttaCCTGAGGATCAGCACCTCTCAAATCTCAGCTTATGTAGACCTTAAGCAGTGGAAAGGACTTGCTCTGGACACTGCACACAGAGATCTCTTTTGTCCCATATGCCTCCAGGAATCGCCCATCATtgaaatgcagctgtctctggagTGGAGTATAGCAGCTGTGTGACAGCGTACAAGAACAGTACTCAACCAGCAAGGTATGGAATGAGAGGATTAAGAGCCAAACTCTTCCATCCCATTTAACAGCGGTGCACTGTGCAGCTGCAGACTGAAGCAAAACATCAGTTTGCCAGCTAGAAGTTAACAATTATTTCTTTTATGCACAAGGAAGATGACTCTGTCCTGCTTCACATCAGATGGGCCTGATGCCAGCTTCCTCCTTTACAGTCATTGAAAACAAAGCTGCACAAGATCTTCTTGAAACATGAACGATGCCTACTCTGCGTGCTTAGAACGACACTGCAACATGTCCCCTAGACGTGAGCATCAAAGACGCAATAACCTGTCATGTCGATTGTTGGATGAATGAATTAGAAACACGAGACCAATGATAGGGCTGTGAACAATAATCATACCTTGGCTAATGCCCTCCACCCGTACGCCTCAGCAGTCAATCAACACCTATGACACCTCCCACCACCCTGGGTGTGGTGGATGCCAACTCCTGCCacattatggccattcttgtgatactcagtgggtttttttttcttaaagccccagctccaggagtccTTTGATCACGTGAGACTCACAGCTttcatttgggggaaaaaagggcaGTGCGCTCTTAGGGCCATTCACTGGACCCCACCCTGTCCTcagggctgtgcagagcagtggagctgagctgctgcagcacttcaaagcagcagtggtggccggtGCTCCGGGTGCCTAGGAAAGGCCAGGCACCCAGGATACTGCCCGCTTTGTCCTGCCCGCCATCAGCACGCCTGGTTTGTGCTGTGTGTCTCCCCTCTGTGGCCCCTCCACAGAGGAGACAAGTCCCTTACAGCTGCTGCCTACaggttatgtctgcactg from the Carettochelys insculpta isolate YL-2023 chromosome 30, ASM3395843v1, whole genome shotgun sequence genome contains:
- the NES gene encoding nestin, whose amino-acid sequence is MEGFLAVRAPGEESLQMWDLNKRLEAYLARVKFLEEENELLRAEIQNAKESPVESTWRCKYEEELSILRATLDEAFRGKHAAELARDNLSEEIQHVKNCCQKERAAQEEAKRQLALSRKELEEEKRAQIWLRERATQLEKEMEVLLEVHEEEKAGLEQEVASFSQSLENFRSTPVAFQPVEVEDYAKRLSEIWREAVETYKNEVSQLESSFCQAKEDLWKAVEGNRQNQLQLQQLEKELAGLKARKGMLEESLARQWQDQRGEAEKFQLALESLEQEKEALRVQIAHVLEERQHLMHLKMSLSLEVATYRTLLEAESSRLQVPLAEVKLVNGSRDAKLEVSNSKLQTVTPQSRRLVSWDYRLSPTTFQKGESNTQLSRNRNDSPKLRAAAVLPKSDGPVAREFQKINSVLQSPLLKSAHAGTDTAALVNSAPVVQDSDHPGEEIRAAETKTLASSFSQEPFERLDSMHSTVPQPRPVGWSDADTECRSLAAEGGNPAASQVEAAENAQEDKRHEEAQKVIKKDLSEEPPGKLSPKNSLSPSQLVHEALEDALEEVTDRADSSSLEAERAPDDVHSPDSALLEEACGLAASLSTEGLEEGKETEHEGQTEAGHPTELLQAVKGPEATDEMDSGLKTHCEEVTRETNMQEFQGVKSPAQQDREGSESSLGPSAQQTEGSISELLAMEGRPEISTQEDMRSWEQNESEEEETPRLPSAEMCGQLDLVCKSTELDSPFDDGGQVLAGAEGISDPCAPAAVEGTLEEFDQREDLEVVSTEAFHLSEDEERRELWSPSKEKEEHNFQARMRESEFLQAEVQATQAFPMGSHPPLPLESPPVSVVESHQEQHLRGTKEDQFEQQEEMPLPETDTAVGEEERKEMSIKEVISGEETAPKTEENILADEIVDRTREDSDGHKGKLEGETLRDEDLATEGNALRCEPIKQEKDTVEEVVGDLQENSLEQDAVLECEDLEKVERLESLGKEEEVEECYQRQLLKEQEGEGKEDAVGNTEMEEAADIALEEPVWADSLTTRAGETESEQEQIKGPLGAKMEEIMEDDAGHFIGADSAVLDVKVEQEASPDAELMEDNQHSSERASENIQSQPPLQLGDSPSHKIHEEGTKMLEEPCETQPKADDAGEAAGELSEEPERPENINMTSKGPGDFSESEDSLESLEDVSPNASPKIEETEEELESSRRIRLEETLPDSTPLRFYEEEVPAEATSNQHPSASDAGGDSPPAPESPSVSPEDVGELEKRATPTSSQERESNQEKESGMVLAGAPERAEEEGGYFMVSAPSQDMPSLEEAEVLEDFEELEVETANLTGQDPETHSEPSEMPRDGKVFAAELEEEAEETFEQESNTSKEREEREFPQEEREPWSSDFTWEVEKDNDCPAKESNCSSIPGDAEMESDGMLDAIKSGDLEPEDAEKGSPLTSTADLGEIVLEEQLPLSPKGSPDSRSPLSSEDEESPNATQSHPDSGSEISGGVDPRQLKDATEMNQSSMDHSMEMVAKIPADVMKDSDILEIVEQALEFNQELMLGARLSELHTEDEQQSPNVAEVSDQMQEVGRDSGDSSPALSETSETEALQETLVTSPPHAKELTMSSHAWMESNTNGELNGLHEEQILNGFSHLQLLTDQNDCAKSREGSSSADECLGTVTITQEFHGEEPETFPCSEARLSQSPLQTPDSAEGHRTGEDSKKGKLSNETDSSKFVDIMQSACMQRQSLEDQPFSVPSPFGDDVFHLGPGQHLKFELKGDQESWSSEED